In Cyanobium sp. AMD-g, the DNA window AGATCGACTGATCAGATTGAATAATCCGGCTGAAAGGCGTGGGCCTGGCGGCTGATCACATGCAGTCGGTCGCCGGGTTTGAGGTTGGCGTAGTCGACCTCTTCCCGGGGAAACTGGGCCACCACCACCTCTTCGGTGTCGAGCACCAGTTCCGCCTGCAGGTCGCGGCCCATGTGGGTGAGGCGCCGCAGGCGTGCCGGCACCGTGCCCGGCTGGGGAGTGGCATGGACCTGCACGTGGTGGGGGCGCACGAAGATCCGCCCTTCCGACGGCAGCGGCGGCACGGCGCCGCGGCGCACGGGCAGGGCGCCGCTGGGCAGTTCGTTGACGGCTCCCACAAAGCTCATCACGAAGGGGGACGCGGGATGGTCGTAGATCTCCGCCGGAGAGCCGATCTGCTCCACCCGCCCTTCGTTCATCACCACGATCCGATCAGCCACCTCCATGGCCTCCTCCTGGTCGTGGGTCACGATCACCGTGGTGACGTGCATCTCGTCGTGGAGATTGCGTAACCAGGCGCGCAGCTCCTTGCGCACCTTGGCATCGAGGGCGCTGAAGGGTTCATCGAGCAGCAGCACCTGGGGCTGCACCGCCAGGGCCCGGGCCAGGGCCACCCGCTGGCGCTGGCCGCCGGACAGCTGGGAGGGGAAGCGGCTGCCGTAGCCGCGCAGGTGCACCAGGTCGAGCAGCTCGTCGACCCGGCGGCGGATCGCCTCGGGCTTCCAGCGGCGCAGCTCAAGGCCGAAGGCCACATTGCGGCGCACGTTGCGGTGCTTGAACAGGGCGAAATGCTGGAACACGAAGCCCACCTGGCGCTCCTGCACCGAGCGTTGGGTGGCCTCCTCGCCGGTGATCCAGATGCGGCCGGCATCGGCCTCCTCCAGCCCGGCGATCAGGCGCAGCAGGGTGCTTTTGCCCGATCCGGACGGCCCCAGCAGGGCCACCAGTGAGCCGCTTTCCACGTCGACGCTGACGTCGTCCACGGCGCGGAAATCGCCGAAGTTCTTGCTGACGTTGGCGACGCGGATGCCCATCGGAGCGGCCTGGGTAGCGGGGGAGAGCAGACTATACCGGTAAACACACCGCTGAACCGCCCTTTAGGCCGGCTACGGTGATACGGTCAGCGCCACCCCGCCGATCCGGCGCCCCCGATGACCCCCGCCCCGCTGCGTCGCTGGCGCCCGCCTGCCCTGAGCCTGCCCAGCTGGCCCTGGCGCATCACCTGGACCTACCTCGGCCTGATCCTCTTTTTGCCCCTGGGCGCGATGCTGCTCAGGGCCGCCGAGGTGGGACCCGCCGGTTTCTGGGCGATGGCCACCACGCCGGAGGCCATCGCCACCTACAAGGTCAGCTTCGGCCTGGCCCTGGTGGCCAGCGTGATCAACGGCGTCTTCGGGCTGGTGGTGGCCTGGGCGCTGGTGCGCTGCCGCTTCCCGGGCCAGCGGCTGCTGGATGCCCTGATCGATCTGCCCTTCGCCTTACCCACCGCCGTCGCTGGACTCGCCCTCACGGCGGTATACAGCACCAACGGCTGGCTGGGGCAACCGCTGAACGAGGCCTTTGGCCTCAAGGTGGCCTTTGCCGCCCCCGGAGTGACGATGGCGATGGTGTTCATCTCGCTGCCCTTCGTGGTACGGACGGTGGAGCCGGTGCTGCGCTCCCTGGAGAAGGAGCAGGAGGAAGCCTCCTGGTGCCTGGGGGCCTCGCCCCTGCAGACCACCGTGCGGGTGGTGCTGCCCCAGCTGCTGCCGGCGATCCTCGGTGGGGTGGCCCAGGGCTACAGCCGGGCCGTGGGGGAGTACGGCTCGGTGGTGATGATCTCCAGCAACGTGCCCTTCCGTGACCTGATCACCCCCACCTTGATCATCCAGAAGCTGGAGGAATACGACTTCGAGGCCGCCACCGTGATCGGTTCGGTGATGCTGATCTTTTCCCTGTCCAGCCTGCTGGTGATCAACCTGCTGCAGGTCTGGGGCCAGCGCTACCAGGGCGATGCGGCCTGATGGACCTCCAGCTTCCGTTGCGTTGATTCCTTCGCCATGACCATCGTTGTTCCCACCTTGGAGACCCCCAGGCCAGCCCCAGCCAAGCCCTCGCGCCGCCAGGGCCTCGGCCTGCCGGCGATCCTGATTCCGCTGATTGCCTGCCTGTACGTGGGGGTGGTGATCCTGCTGCCGGCCCTGAGCGTGGTGGCTTCGGCCTTCGCCAAGGGGCTGGGCCCCTTCCTGGAGAACTTCCAGTCCCACGAATTGCTGTCCGCCCTGCGGCTCACCCTGTTCGCCACCGCCGTGGCGGTGCCCTGCAACGTCATCTTCGGCCTGGCCGCGGCCACCGCCATCTCCCGCCGTGAGTTCCGCGGCAAGGCGCTGCTGCTCAGCGTCATCGACCTGCCCTTCTCGATCTCACCGGTGGTGGTGGGCCTGATGCTGGTGCTGCTCTACAGCCCCACCCATGGGCTGCTGGGCGGTGTGGTGGAGAGCCTGGGCTGGCGCATCATCTTCTCCTGGCCCGGCATCGTTCTGGCCACGATCATCGTCACCTTCCCTTTCATGGCCCGGGAGGTGATCCCTCTGCTTGAGGAGGAGGGCTGGGAGCAGGAGGAGGCCGCCCGCACCCTCGGCGCCACCAACTGGCAGGTGTTCTGGAAGGTGACCCTCCCCTCGGTGCGCTGGGCCGCCCTCTACGGCCTGATCCTCACCACGGCCCGGGCCCTGGGGGAGTTCGGCGCCGTGGCGGTGGTCAGCGGCAACATCGAGGGCCAGACCCAGACCCTGCCCCTGTTCGTGGAGGACGCCTACAAGAACTACCAGACCGAACTGGCCTTCGGCGCGGCGATGGTGCTGGGGGGCGTGGCGATCGTGTCGTTGCTGCTCAAGCTCCTGGTGGAGCAGCTTCTGGAGCAGGACAAGAAGGCGAGCCGGAACCCCCTGGAGGGCTGATCGGGTCCTGGGAACAGAGGCCTGGCGCCTCGATCTGGAGCGTGCTGTGGGTGATGCCGAGGTCGGCCAGCCGCTGCTGGGCCAGCTGCAGCAGATCGGCGTCGTCTCCGCCAGCGCTGGAGCGGCCCAGGTGGGCGGTGAGGGCTGTGCGGGAGGTGCTCATGCCCCAGACATGGAGATGGTGCACGTTTTCCACACCGGGCAGGCTGCGCAGGGCCGCCTCCACGGCGGCCAGGTCGATGCCCCGGGGCACGGCGTCGAGGCTGGCGCTGAGGGCTTCTCCCAGCAGTTCCCAGCCGCTCCAGGCCACCGCCAGCCCCACACCGATGGCGGTGGCCGCATCCAGCCACGGCCAGCCCAGCAGCGGCATCAGCAGGGCGCTGACCAGCACCGCGGCCGAGACGGCGGCATCGGTGAGCAGGTGCACCACCGCCGCCCGCCGGTTCAGATCGTGGTGGTGACCGCCGCCGAACAGACGGGCCGAGAGCAGGTTGACCACGATGCCGGCCGCCGCCGCCCAGGCCACCGGACCGCTCACCACCGGCACCGGATCCAGCAGCCGTTGCACCCCTTCGACGATCACCACCCCGGCCGCCATCAGGATCAGGGCCGCGTTCATCAGCGAGGCCAGCTGGGTGCTGCGGCCGTAGCCGTAGGTGAAGCGGGCCGTGGCCGGGCGGGCGCTGAGCTTTTCGGCCCCCCAGCCGAACAGCAGACCGGCCACATCACCGAGGTTGTGAATGGCATCACCGATCAGGGCCAGGGACCCGAAGCCGATGCCGATCGCCAGCTGCAGCCCCGAGAGACCGCTGTTCAGCAGCACACCCCAGAAGAAGGCCCTGGGCGACCCCTGACGGTGTCGATGCTCGTGCGGGTGGGAATGGAACGCCATGGAGGCGTCTTAGCAGCGCCGGCGTCGGCTGGCCTTCAGCTCTGGTAGTGGGAATCGAGCCAGCACCGGGGCAGGGTCTCCCCGGAGGGAAAGAACAGGTCGGATTTGGCGTACTCCTGGGGATCCTGCATCTCC includes these proteins:
- a CDS encoding sulfate/molybdate ABC transporter ATP-binding protein translates to MGIRVANVSKNFGDFRAVDDVSVDVESGSLVALLGPSGSGKSTLLRLIAGLEEADAGRIWITGEEATQRSVQERQVGFVFQHFALFKHRNVRRNVAFGLELRRWKPEAIRRRVDELLDLVHLRGYGSRFPSQLSGGQRQRVALARALAVQPQVLLLDEPFSALDAKVRKELRAWLRNLHDEMHVTTVIVTHDQEEAMEVADRIVVMNEGRVEQIGSPAEIYDHPASPFVMSFVGAVNELPSGALPVRRGAVPPLPSEGRIFVRPHHVQVHATPQPGTVPARLRRLTHMGRDLQAELVLDTEEVVVAQFPREEVDYANLKPGDRLHVISRQAHAFQPDYSI
- a CDS encoding cation diffusion facilitator family transporter, with protein sequence MAFHSHPHEHRHRQGSPRAFFWGVLLNSGLSGLQLAIGIGFGSLALIGDAIHNLGDVAGLLFGWGAEKLSARPATARFTYGYGRSTQLASLMNAALILMAAGVVIVEGVQRLLDPVPVVSGPVAWAAAAGIVVNLLSARLFGGGHHHDLNRRAAVVHLLTDAAVSAAVLVSALLMPLLGWPWLDAATAIGVGLAVAWSGWELLGEALSASLDAVPRGIDLAAVEAALRSLPGVENVHHLHVWGMSTSRTALTAHLGRSSAGGDDADLLQLAQQRLADLGITHSTLQIEAPGLCSQDPISPPGGSGSPSCPAPEAAPPGA
- the cysT gene encoding sulfate ABC transporter permease subunit CysT, yielding MTPAPLRRWRPPALSLPSWPWRITWTYLGLILFLPLGAMLLRAAEVGPAGFWAMATTPEAIATYKVSFGLALVASVINGVFGLVVAWALVRCRFPGQRLLDALIDLPFALPTAVAGLALTAVYSTNGWLGQPLNEAFGLKVAFAAPGVTMAMVFISLPFVVRTVEPVLRSLEKEQEEASWCLGASPLQTTVRVVLPQLLPAILGGVAQGYSRAVGEYGSVVMISSNVPFRDLITPTLIIQKLEEYDFEAATVIGSVMLIFSLSSLLVINLLQVWGQRYQGDAA
- the cysW gene encoding sulfate ABC transporter permease subunit CysW; its protein translation is MTIVVPTLETPRPAPAKPSRRQGLGLPAILIPLIACLYVGVVILLPALSVVASAFAKGLGPFLENFQSHELLSALRLTLFATAVAVPCNVIFGLAAATAISRREFRGKALLLSVIDLPFSISPVVVGLMLVLLYSPTHGLLGGVVESLGWRIIFSWPGIVLATIIVTFPFMAREVIPLLEEEGWEQEEAARTLGATNWQVFWKVTLPSVRWAALYGLILTTARALGEFGAVAVVSGNIEGQTQTLPLFVEDAYKNYQTELAFGAAMVLGGVAIVSLLLKLLVEQLLEQDKKASRNPLEG